A portion of the Bacillus oleivorans genome contains these proteins:
- the trpD gene encoding anthranilate phosphoribosyltransferase gives MQKFLLKLSEGASLSKDEMKTAAGEMFKEHTTESEIAALLMALKLKGETVDEITGLVEALLDKAVRFQKKIPGLIDNCGTGGDGSKSFNISTTSAFVLAGAGLKVAKHGNRSITSRSGSADVLENLGVSLNMSSAEVEDTIEQIGIAFLFAPHVHPMMKKIMNVRRSLNIPTIFNLIGPLTNPLPLETQVIGVYRKDLLTVFAEVLRNLGRKRAVLLHGAGGLDEATLAGENYYVLLESGRITEHSFTPEDVGLKRVGKEEIVGGDANLNAKILRDVLKGKEGPHLDTVLLNAGIGLFTSGMVMTIQEGIHEARKSIFSGKAFDILEQLISISSKREVI, from the coding sequence ATGCAAAAGTTTTTACTGAAACTAAGTGAGGGAGCATCTTTAAGCAAGGACGAAATGAAAACTGCAGCTGGAGAAATGTTCAAGGAACACACAACTGAAAGTGAAATTGCCGCACTGCTAATGGCACTAAAATTAAAGGGCGAAACTGTGGATGAAATTACAGGTCTTGTCGAAGCATTGCTTGATAAAGCCGTCCGATTTCAAAAAAAGATACCGGGATTGATTGATAACTGCGGAACGGGGGGAGACGGTTCTAAGAGTTTTAATATTAGTACAACTTCTGCTTTTGTTTTGGCTGGGGCAGGACTGAAAGTTGCCAAGCACGGCAATAGAAGCATCACATCGCGATCAGGAAGCGCAGATGTTCTAGAAAACTTAGGAGTTTCTTTGAACATGTCATCAGCTGAAGTCGAAGATACGATTGAACAAATCGGGATTGCATTCTTATTTGCACCTCATGTTCATCCGATGATGAAAAAGATTATGAATGTGCGCCGGTCCCTAAATATCCCGACTATTTTTAATCTAATAGGTCCTTTAACAAATCCACTTCCTTTAGAAACGCAAGTTATTGGGGTCTATAGAAAAGATCTCCTCACGGTTTTTGCGGAAGTTTTGCGTAATTTAGGTCGAAAAAGGGCCGTGCTTTTGCATGGAGCAGGGGGCTTAGACGAAGCTACCCTTGCCGGAGAAAATTATTATGTTTTACTCGAAAGCGGCAGGATTACAGAGCATAGCTTCACCCCAGAGGATGTTGGATTAAAACGGGTTGGAAAGGAAGAAATCGTTGGCGGTGATGCAAATCTCAATGCCAAAATTTTGCGGGATGTCTTAAAGGGAAAAGAAGGTCCTCATCTCGATACAGTTTTATTAAATGCTGGAATTGGGTTATTTACGAGCGGGATGGTTATGACTATTCAAGAGGGGATTCATGAAGCAAGAAAAAGTATTTTTTCTGGTAAAGCTTTTGACATATTGGAACAACTGATTTCGATCAGCAGTAAAAGAGAGGTAATATAG
- the trpE gene encoding anthranilate synthase component I yields MRKEQSVFFHAEEIEGDTLTPIVIFQQIPGKKKCLLESSSKHQENGRFSFIAANPYLEIKSKAEEHEIIKNDQSIELKKGQTIEILKQMIPHIDSLPSYPFVGGAVGVIGYDIIRQYENIGNVIQDSMELPDAHLMVYQNVCIYDHLLQKVILISVSFTSQQDAIERVEEVKNRLENQQPVFSKVFFKTAGVQSNTTKEQFIANVKKAKSLIQQGEIFQVVLSQRLQSSFEGEPFTFYRELRRSNPSPYMFYIDFSDYIVLGASPESLLKTEGNEMITNPIAGTRPRGKTAKEDEHLKEELLADQKERAEHDMLVDLSRNDLGRVAKIGTVRVSRYMEVEKFQHVMHLVSEVKGVLRDDVHPLDALAVSLPAGTVSGAPKIRAMTILNELEKEKRGLYSGAVGYISFNGHLDFALAIRTMIIKENQAYVQAGAGIVYDSDPEKEYEETLNKARSLLEVKS; encoded by the coding sequence ATGAGGAAAGAGCAGAGTGTGTTTTTTCATGCAGAAGAAATTGAAGGAGATACATTAACTCCAATTGTAATCTTTCAACAAATTCCAGGAAAAAAGAAATGTCTATTAGAAAGTTCAAGTAAACACCAGGAAAACGGCCGCTTTTCATTTATTGCGGCAAATCCTTACCTGGAAATAAAGTCAAAAGCTGAGGAACACGAAATTATTAAAAACGATCAAAGTATCGAGCTAAAAAAGGGTCAAACGATTGAAATTTTGAAACAAATGATTCCACACATTGATTCATTACCAAGCTATCCATTTGTCGGAGGTGCGGTAGGAGTCATTGGCTATGATATCATTCGCCAATATGAGAATATTGGCAATGTTATCCAGGATTCTATGGAACTGCCAGATGCTCATTTAATGGTGTATCAAAATGTTTGTATCTATGATCATCTCCTGCAAAAGGTAATACTGATTTCAGTTTCATTTACGAGTCAACAGGACGCGATTGAACGAGTTGAAGAAGTAAAAAATAGACTAGAAAACCAACAGCCTGTATTTTCAAAAGTTTTCTTTAAAACTGCAGGCGTTCAATCCAACACAACGAAGGAGCAATTTATCGCGAATGTGAAAAAGGCTAAGTCATTAATCCAGCAGGGGGAAATTTTTCAGGTCGTGTTATCGCAAAGACTCCAAAGTTCATTCGAAGGGGAACCTTTTACGTTTTATCGTGAATTGAGAAGATCCAATCCGTCGCCATATATGTTCTATATTGATTTTTCTGATTATATCGTTCTCGGCGCTTCACCGGAAAGTTTATTAAAAACAGAGGGTAATGAGATGATTACAAACCCGATTGCGGGAACAAGGCCACGGGGAAAAACCGCAAAAGAAGATGAGCATCTAAAAGAAGAACTGTTAGCTGATCAAAAGGAAAGAGCCGAGCATGATATGCTTGTTGATTTGAGCCGGAATGACCTGGGAAGGGTTGCAAAGATTGGAACAGTTCGTGTTTCAAGATACATGGAAGTCGAAAAATTTCAGCATGTCATGCATCTTGTTTCAGAGGTTAAAGGGGTCTTAAGGGATGATGTTCATCCCTTAGATGCCTTAGCAGTCTCACTTCCAGCCGGCACTGTGTCAGGAGCACCTAAAATTAGAGCCATGACAATCTTGAATGAACTGGAAAAAGAAAAGCGCGGTCTTTATTCTGGTGCAGTTGGTTATATATCCTTCAATGGACATTTGGATTTTGCACTTGCAATAAGAACCATGATTATCAAGGAAAATCAGGCTTATGTTCAAGCGGGAGCAGGCATTGTGTATGACTCAGACCCAGAAAAAGAGTATGAAGAAACGTTAAATAAAGCCCGCTCTTTGCTGGAGGTGAAATCATGA
- the dapF gene encoding diaminopimelate epimerase: MQFPYTKVHGSRNDFILIDEAAVGTNWADEERVHLTLRLCNRQEGIGADGILFVSESNKADGKMRVFNADGSEASMCGNGLRCVARYLIEKHGKEELKVETMKATLSVKKEAEIFPDIPTFAVEISPVSFNPSDLPMNVKMDAVINQVIPEIQPERKWSALAVPNPHLITVVDGDIIKSNEQKKIAQYLNGENPICPDGVNVSYVVPLSEGNIFVKTYERGVGFTNACGTAMSASTFITCELGLNNWGEKINVFNPGGKVQCIAHNTSDNVSIQLIGNATYEHEGVIHWNDQDISFSVQTQFENEQQAYKKLEENIGTVLAF; the protein is encoded by the coding sequence ATGCAATTCCCATATACAAAAGTTCATGGATCTAGAAACGATTTTATTTTAATAGATGAAGCAGCCGTTGGTACTAACTGGGCGGATGAGGAAAGAGTTCATTTAACTTTACGCTTATGTAACCGTCAGGAAGGAATTGGTGCTGATGGAATCCTTTTTGTATCAGAAAGTAATAAAGCTGATGGCAAAATGCGAGTGTTTAATGCCGATGGCTCTGAGGCTTCAATGTGCGGAAACGGACTTCGCTGTGTCGCGAGATACTTGATTGAAAAGCACGGAAAAGAGGAGCTAAAGGTCGAAACGATGAAAGCGACCTTGTCTGTTAAAAAAGAGGCTGAGATTTTCCCTGATATCCCAACTTTTGCTGTAGAAATCTCACCTGTTTCTTTTAACCCAAGTGATCTTCCCATGAATGTGAAAATGGACGCGGTCATCAATCAGGTTATCCCTGAAATTCAACCTGAGCGAAAATGGTCTGCTTTAGCAGTTCCCAATCCACATTTAATCACGGTGGTGGATGGGGATATAATCAAGTCGAATGAGCAAAAAAAGATTGCGCAATATTTAAATGGGGAAAATCCAATTTGTCCGGACGGAGTAAATGTCAGCTATGTGGTGCCATTATCTGAAGGAAATATCTTTGTAAAAACATACGAAAGAGGCGTAGGATTTACAAACGCTTGTGGAACAGCAATGTCTGCCTCTACTTTTATCACATGTGAACTGGGATTAAATAACTGGGGAGAGAAAATCAACGTATTTAACCCTGGTGGTAAAGTACAGTGTATCGCACACAATACTTCAGATAATGTGTCGATTCAATTAATTGGAAATGCAACTTATGAACATGAAGGGGTCATCCATTGGAATGATCAGGATATCAGCTTTAGTGTCCAAACCCAATTTGAAAACGAACAGCAAGCCTATAAAAAACTGGAAGAAAACATAGGCACAGTTCTTGCATTTTGA
- a CDS encoding MFS transporter: MEHIEGLNGAEFTDPKSITNNETHQQKWAIVSLASIPLVMTLGNSMLLPVLPTMEKELNISPFQSSLIITVYSIVAIILIPIAGFLSDKWGRKKIIIPSLFIAAIGGLISGIAGWLVESAYLFILFGRLLQGVGAAGAFPIVLPLVGDMFRKEEDVSSALGVIETANTFGKVLSPVLGAALAAIIWYIPFFAFPFFCAITILMVMLLVKTPKKDQEVVSFGYFIKNIKKIFHIDGKWLFSIFFIGGILMLVLFGELFYLSKIFEDQYNIKDIQKGFYLAIPLGALCLASFIAGKVIKKNKVLMKWLTFFGVLALGITGFLVIFSTQLWYLIVLFTIGGIGIGVALPSLDALITEGVEKEQRGTITSLYSSMRFVGVAAGPPIVALLMKTQKAWIFGAFLVLCLLSCLLTFKAIKPESDQ; this comes from the coding sequence ATGGAACATATTGAAGGCTTGAATGGGGCTGAATTTACAGATCCTAAGAGTATTACAAATAACGAAACCCATCAGCAAAAATGGGCGATTGTTTCATTAGCATCGATTCCACTAGTGATGACTCTTGGTAATTCCATGCTTCTCCCTGTCCTCCCTACAATGGAAAAAGAATTGAATATAAGTCCTTTTCAATCCAGTTTAATTATAACGGTTTATTCAATAGTTGCCATTATCTTAATTCCGATTGCAGGCTTTTTGTCAGATAAATGGGGAAGAAAAAAAATAATTATCCCCAGTTTGTTCATTGCTGCAATTGGTGGGCTGATTTCTGGCATAGCGGGATGGCTGGTGGAATCGGCTTACCTTTTTATTTTGTTCGGACGGCTTTTGCAAGGAGTTGGAGCTGCAGGAGCTTTCCCAATTGTCTTGCCGCTTGTTGGAGATATGTTTCGAAAAGAAGAAGATGTTAGCAGTGCATTAGGAGTAATTGAGACTGCCAATACTTTTGGGAAAGTATTAAGTCCTGTGCTTGGTGCAGCATTGGCAGCAATTATTTGGTATATTCCTTTTTTTGCATTTCCGTTTTTTTGTGCAATCACCATATTAATGGTTATGCTATTAGTGAAGACACCAAAAAAAGATCAAGAAGTTGTCAGTTTTGGTTATTTCATAAAAAATATTAAAAAAATCTTTCATATAGATGGAAAGTGGCTTTTTTCGATCTTTTTTATTGGTGGCATATTAATGCTTGTTTTATTCGGAGAACTGTTCTACCTATCGAAAATCTTTGAGGATCAATATAATATCAAAGACATTCAAAAAGGGTTTTACTTAGCGATTCCTTTAGGGGCTCTATGTTTAGCTTCTTTTATTGCCGGAAAAGTCATTAAGAAAAATAAAGTATTAATGAAATGGCTGACTTTTTTTGGTGTTCTGGCACTCGGTATAACCGGATTTCTTGTGATTTTTTCGACACAGCTCTGGTACTTGATCGTACTTTTTACAATTGGCGGAATTGGGATTGGTGTAGCACTGCCATCACTTGATGCACTCATCACAGAAGGAGTCGAAAAAGAGCAGCGCGGAACGATTACTTCACTTTATAGTTCTATGAGATTTGTCGGAGTGGCTGCAGGACCTCCCATTGTAGCCTTGCTTATGAAAACGCAAAAGGCTTGGATATTTGGTGCATTTTTAGTTCTTTGTTTATTGTCATGCTTACTCACCTTTAAAGCAATTAAACCAGAAAGCGATCAATAG
- a CDS encoding alpha/beta fold hydrolase, producing the protein MQFIEFKDIQLAYYDKGKGTPIIMLHPPGFGYKVFYRQFPLSQQFRLIIPDLSGHGNSGTYTTTPTIDDYVEEIKALIDHLGLKSIYLFGYSSGGSVAQAFAIKYQHIVKGLILSGAYPKVQSIIFNIEHRLGIMLAKRNPKLLSKLLSKTHGLDYHSTTEVYWYSRKTHPLVWANFYKQALNYNCISELNKLKIPILLLYGTVADPINKHNRIYQKYLNPKIKFINRGTHLLPIYFAEELNLQILNFIKKSDQVST; encoded by the coding sequence ATGCAATTCATAGAATTTAAAGATATACAGCTGGCTTACTATGACAAAGGTAAAGGCACACCGATTATTATGCTTCATCCGCCAGGTTTTGGATATAAAGTGTTTTACAGACAATTCCCGCTATCCCAACAATTTCGATTAATCATTCCTGATTTAAGCGGGCATGGAAATAGCGGGACTTACACGACAACTCCAACGATTGATGATTATGTAGAGGAAATAAAGGCTTTAATTGACCATCTAGGATTAAAATCTATATATTTATTTGGATATTCTTCTGGAGGATCTGTTGCTCAGGCTTTTGCCATTAAGTATCAGCACATAGTGAAGGGTTTGATATTGAGCGGTGCATATCCAAAAGTTCAATCCATTATATTTAACATTGAACACCGGCTTGGAATTATGCTGGCTAAGCGAAACCCGAAGCTTTTATCGAAGCTTTTAAGTAAAACTCATGGCCTCGATTACCATAGCACTACCGAAGTATATTGGTACTCCCGAAAGACGCATCCTTTAGTTTGGGCCAATTTTTATAAGCAAGCTCTTAATTATAACTGTATCAGCGAACTTAATAAGTTAAAAATACCTATATTATTGCTCTATGGGACAGTAGCTGATCCGATTAATAAACATAATCGGATTTACCAAAAATATTTAAATCCCAAAATCAAATTTATCAACAGAGGAACCCATCTGCTTCCTATTTATTTTGCAGAAGAACTAAACCTGCAAATTCTGAACTTCATTAAAAAAAGCGATCAAGTGTCTACATAA
- a CDS encoding Ku protein, producing MHTIWKGSISFGLVNIPVKLHAATDDKGVKFRTLHEKCHSPIRYEKVCPVCEEEVKQDEMVKAYEYTKGKFIIVDDKELEELKNQAEERAVEIVQFVKIEEIDPIYFDKSYYLSPNEGGTKAYSLLREALAESGKVGIAKMVFRSKEQLAVLRVYEDTIVMETIHYPDEVRNAKDVPNVPEKSELSKKELDTAILLIDQLTAEFNPEEFHDEYREAVLQFIEGKRTGEQVVTPKEKDKPTNVTDLMAALQASIDKTKPKTKVKPAAKKKAGTTKAKAKKNA from the coding sequence ATGCACACCATATGGAAGGGCAGTATAAGCTTTGGTCTCGTTAATATTCCGGTGAAGCTTCATGCGGCAACAGATGATAAAGGGGTAAAATTTAGAACACTTCATGAAAAGTGTCATTCGCCAATCCGTTATGAGAAGGTTTGTCCTGTTTGTGAGGAGGAAGTGAAGCAGGACGAAATGGTAAAGGCTTATGAATATACAAAGGGAAAATTTATTATTGTGGATGATAAAGAATTAGAAGAGTTAAAAAATCAGGCAGAGGAAAGAGCGGTTGAAATCGTTCAGTTTGTCAAAATTGAAGAAATCGACCCGATTTATTTTGATAAAAGCTATTATTTGTCACCCAATGAAGGAGGAACTAAAGCATATTCATTATTAAGGGAAGCGTTAGCTGAATCAGGTAAGGTCGGAATTGCAAAAATGGTATTCCGCTCAAAGGAACAACTAGCGGTTTTGCGTGTTTATGAGGATACGATTGTAATGGAGACGATTCATTATCCAGATGAAGTAAGAAATGCGAAGGATGTCCCGAACGTTCCTGAGAAAAGTGAACTGTCAAAGAAGGAACTTGATACGGCGATTTTACTGATTGACCAATTAACCGCAGAATTCAATCCTGAAGAGTTTCATGATGAATATCGTGAAGCTGTTCTGCAATTTATTGAGGGAAAACGAACAGGAGAACAGGTTGTTACTCCAAAAGAAAAAGACAAGCCAACCAATGTTACCGATCTTATGGCTGCTTTACAAGCATCTATTGATAAAACAAAACCTAAGACTAAAGTAAAACCTGCAGCAAAGAAGAAAGCAGGAACAACTAAAGCAAAAGCTAAGAAAAACGCATAA
- a CDS encoding GNAT family N-acetyltransferase yields the protein MKVTITIRRFDNQDTGELTELINRSNFRENRVLTKTAAEMNEFLDEPGEEIRENTFVAIANNRIVGYNALCFVKGDALFNVYSYGTVDPEFRRQGIGSMLVKESLCHLQQRAEKERIQINYNQMARVETAGQIPLAEKFGFTKYTDLLLMKLDLDIFKPMKLAKNDLVFQTVSEADAAAWADIYNDAFSWSGKHTDLSPKNVKYEFWSSEFSPDFYMLCKNFKRDALGFVCGSVEEEGKGVISTLAVSKAFQGKGVGKALLNEILLRMKNIGLKEVRLSVDDKNPTAAIHLYRKAGFNENRRIIQYVYELNP from the coding sequence GTGAAGGTTACAATAACTATTCGTCGCTTTGACAATCAAGATACAGGCGAATTAACAGAATTAATAAACCGTTCAAATTTTCGCGAAAATAGAGTACTTACTAAAACGGCTGCGGAAATGAATGAGTTTTTAGATGAGCCGGGTGAGGAAATCCGGGAAAACACCTTTGTGGCAATTGCTAATAACAGAATCGTGGGGTATAATGCACTTTGCTTTGTAAAAGGTGATGCTTTATTTAATGTTTATAGTTATGGAACGGTAGATCCTGAATTCAGAAGGCAAGGAATTGGATCCATGCTGGTAAAAGAATCCCTTTGTCATTTGCAGCAAAGAGCTGAAAAAGAACGAATCCAAATCAATTACAACCAAATGGCACGTGTGGAAACAGCAGGTCAAATTCCTTTAGCAGAAAAATTTGGATTCACCAAATATACAGATTTACTTTTAATGAAGCTGGATTTAGATATATTTAAACCTATGAAGCTAGCAAAAAACGATCTTGTCTTTCAAACGGTATCTGAGGCCGACGCAGCTGCATGGGCAGACATTTATAACGATGCTTTTTCATGGTCAGGAAAACATACAGATCTTTCTCCGAAAAATGTAAAATACGAGTTTTGGAGCTCTGAATTTTCTCCTGATTTTTATATGCTTTGCAAAAACTTTAAAAGAGATGCTTTGGGATTTGTTTGCGGCAGTGTTGAAGAAGAGGGGAAAGGTGTGATTTCTACGTTAGCTGTATCTAAAGCATTTCAAGGAAAAGGAGTTGGTAAAGCTTTATTAAATGAGATTCTGCTTAGAATGAAAAATATCGGTTTAAAAGAGGTTCGGTTATCGGTTGACGATAAGAATCCAACTGCTGCTATCCATCTTTATCGAAAAGCTGGATTTAATGAGAATCGCCGAATTATTCAATATGTATATGAGCTTAATCCATAA
- a CDS encoding anthranilate synthase component II yields the protein MILLIDNYDSFTFNLYQMIAAQAEVVVYRNDEISIEDVCRMNPDGIVISPGPGRPEDAGICVDVIQHFASDVAILGVCLGHQAIGLAFGAEVIQAKYIKHGKRSKIQHQEVGLFTDVPNPVEVMRYHSLVVDPQTLPTELIIIAESIDDQEIMALEHQSYPVYGVQFHPESIGTDKGNMLIKNFLKQCRRTVNHAKVFTETK from the coding sequence ATGATTTTGTTAATTGATAATTACGATTCTTTTACATTTAATCTTTATCAGATGATTGCTGCTCAGGCAGAAGTCGTCGTTTATCGCAATGATGAAATTTCTATCGAAGATGTATGCCGGATGAACCCGGATGGAATTGTGATATCTCCTGGACCTGGCCGGCCAGAAGATGCGGGAATTTGTGTCGATGTCATTCAACATTTCGCAAGCGATGTCGCGATTTTAGGAGTTTGTTTAGGTCATCAGGCGATTGGGCTAGCTTTTGGTGCCGAGGTAATACAGGCGAAATACATTAAACATGGAAAAAGGTCGAAGATTCAGCATCAAGAAGTTGGACTGTTTACAGATGTTCCCAATCCAGTAGAGGTAATGCGCTATCATTCATTGGTTGTAGACCCGCAAACACTTCCGACTGAATTAATCATAATCGCTGAATCGATTGATGATCAAGAAATTATGGCACTGGAGCATCAGTCGTACCCAGTCTATGGTGTTCAATTCCACCCTGAGTCAATTGGCACAGACAAGGGGAACATGCTGATTAAAAACTTTTTAAAACAATGCAGGAGGACGGTCAACCATGCAAAAGTTTTTACTGAAACTAAGTGA
- a CDS encoding DNA ligase D: MWKPMLPELGEIPNSKDWNYEIKYDGFRGLLFIDENSFEFKSRNGNDLSSIFPEVYEFYQEHRELFQPFLPLQLDGELVMLLSPYHASFSKVQQRGRMRSKERIQAEYERFPCSFLVFDLLVFKGQDIRKQSYPKRKETLEQLFKDLELPLHPSPGNPRVIQLIPSYRKLNDVWNLVRDYDGEGIVAKSKKSAWEEGKRTSLWIKDKNWIHITAFITRLDSKNGYYYIGVYDGGQVVEVGLFYFGISKEEKDALNQVIKQNTVSVSGSFRIVEPAICVEVKFLEKVAENELREPHFVSFRFDIKPEDCTLEKYKVDLLNMPKEVEITHPDKPLWEGIDKVTYLGYMREIYGFIQPFLQDRLLTVIRYPHGVMGESFYQKNCPDYAPDFIKTIKHEDIDYIICNDLRTYLWLGNQLAFEFHVPFNTYKQKGTSEIVFDLDPPSRDHFQLAVKAATLIKQQADQLHLHSFIKTSGNKGLQVYIPLPKTYSYDDTAIFMEFLARSVLTNHEDIFTIERLKKNRKNRLYLDYIQHGKGKTIVAPYSVRGNEEGLVATPLYWDEVDEELSPKTFTIEVVRKRTRNLGCPFWKIDLVREEQPFDEIIQFLKKQ; this comes from the coding sequence ATGTGGAAACCAATGCTGCCTGAACTCGGTGAAATTCCTAATTCAAAAGACTGGAACTATGAAATTAAATATGATGGATTTCGGGGCTTGTTATTTATCGATGAAAATTCCTTTGAATTTAAGAGCAGAAACGGAAATGATTTATCATCCATTTTCCCTGAAGTTTATGAGTTTTACCAAGAGCATAGAGAGTTATTTCAACCCTTTTTACCTTTGCAGCTTGATGGTGAACTCGTCATGCTTCTATCTCCATATCATGCAAGCTTTTCTAAAGTCCAGCAGCGCGGCCGGATGCGTTCGAAAGAAAGAATCCAAGCAGAATATGAAAGATTTCCATGTTCATTTTTAGTATTTGATCTATTAGTTTTTAAGGGTCAGGATATCCGAAAACAATCGTATCCGAAAAGAAAGGAAACTTTGGAGCAGCTCTTTAAGGATCTTGAGTTACCATTACATCCTTCTCCAGGGAATCCAAGAGTCATCCAGCTGATTCCTTCTTATCGGAAGCTTAATGATGTATGGAATTTGGTAAGAGATTATGATGGCGAAGGAATCGTAGCTAAATCTAAAAAGTCAGCTTGGGAGGAAGGAAAACGGACTAGCCTTTGGATCAAAGATAAAAACTGGATTCATATTACCGCATTTATCACAAGACTCGATAGTAAAAACGGCTATTATTATATTGGCGTTTATGATGGGGGCCAAGTCGTTGAGGTAGGACTGTTTTACTTTGGAATCTCAAAGGAAGAGAAGGATGCACTTAATCAAGTCATAAAACAAAATACTGTGTCAGTATCCGGTTCCTTTCGCATTGTGGAACCTGCTATTTGTGTAGAAGTAAAATTCTTAGAGAAAGTAGCTGAAAATGAATTAAGAGAACCACACTTCGTATCGTTTCGTTTTGATATAAAACCGGAAGACTGTACTTTAGAAAAATATAAAGTCGACCTGTTGAACATGCCTAAAGAGGTAGAAATTACCCATCCCGATAAGCCGTTATGGGAAGGGATTGATAAAGTTACCTATTTGGGATACATGAGAGAAATTTATGGTTTTATACAGCCATTTTTACAGGACCGGTTATTGACTGTCATTCGATATCCGCACGGTGTTATGGGCGAAAGTTTTTATCAGAAAAATTGTCCCGACTATGCCCCTGATTTTATCAAAACGATTAAGCATGAGGATATCGACTACATTATATGTAATGACTTAAGGACGTATTTGTGGCTCGGTAATCAGCTTGCCTTTGAATTTCATGTTCCCTTTAATACATATAAACAGAAAGGGACTTCAGAAATTGTATTTGACTTAGACCCGCCTTCACGTGATCATTTTCAGCTTGCGGTTAAAGCGGCCACCTTAATCAAACAGCAAGCAGATCAGCTTCATTTACATTCATTTATTAAGACGTCAGGCAATAAAGGGCTGCAGGTCTATATTCCCCTGCCAAAAACATACTCCTATGATGATACAGCTATTTTTATGGAGTTTTTAGCCCGCTCTGTTTTGACGAACCATGAGGACATATTTACGATCGAGAGGCTCAAGAAAAATCGGAAAAATCGACTCTATTTGGATTACATTCAACATGGGAAAGGAAAAACGATTGTCGCTCCTTATTCAGTCCGCGGCAATGAAGAAGGACTTGTGGCCACCCCATTATATTGGGACGAGGTCGATGAAGAATTATCGCCTAAAACGTTTACCATAGAGGTTGTCCGCAAGCGAACCAGGAATTTAGGCTGCCCCTTTTGGAAAATCGATTTAGTGCGAGAAGAACAGCCCTTTGATGAAATCATCCAGTTTTTGAAGAAGCAATGA
- a CDS encoding nucleoside hydrolase, with amino-acid sequence MRKVLILLDPGIDDSLALMYILMHPEYKVLGIVASYGNVTKQQAIENVAYLLDLAGIKDIPIIAGVTGPLTGELVPYYPEIHGEEGLGPIKPPPNVYAGQEVFDVDKAREIIEKHGNELTIVNLGRLSDLAMLYILYGPEFMNQVKEIYLMGGAFLVPGNVTPVAEANFFADPIAADLVLEKAERVTIFPLNVTNKALLTPEIVEYLTENSKSSYAFLFEPIFDYYFNAYRKLIPGIQGAPIHDLLVVSALANPEIVKTLRRRVRVDPKGEITKGVSIADFRPLPNEESAETLDSIAMEIDYPAFLEDVVGIFLRGQIEQ; translated from the coding sequence ATGAGAAAAGTACTGATTTTACTAGATCCAGGGATTGATGACTCGTTAGCATTGATGTATATCCTGATGCATCCTGAGTATAAAGTCCTCGGCATTGTAGCCAGCTATGGAAACGTAACGAAGCAACAGGCAATTGAAAATGTCGCCTATCTCCTGGATTTAGCGGGTATTAAGGATATACCGATAATCGCCGGTGTCACCGGACCTCTAACAGGAGAACTGGTCCCATATTATCCTGAAATCCATGGAGAGGAAGGACTGGGACCAATCAAACCTCCCCCAAATGTATATGCCGGCCAGGAGGTTTTCGATGTTGATAAAGCCAGAGAGATTATCGAAAAACATGGCAATGAATTAACAATTGTTAACTTAGGAAGGCTTTCAGATTTAGCGATGCTCTACATTCTGTATGGGCCAGAATTTATGAATCAAGTAAAAGAAATCTATTTAATGGGAGGAGCTTTCTTAGTTCCTGGAAATGTAACACCGGTTGCAGAGGCAAATTTTTTTGCCGATCCTATTGCTGCGGACCTGGTTTTGGAAAAGGCAGAAAGAGTAACGATTTTCCCTTTAAATGTAACTAATAAAGCTTTATTAACCCCTGAAATAGTTGAATATTTAACCGAAAATAGCAAGTCATCTTACGCCTTTTTATTTGAACCGATTTTTGATTACTATTTTAATGCTTACCGAAAATTAATCCCAGGCATTCAGGGAGCACCGATTCACGATCTTTTAGTTGTAAGTGCCCTCGCCAATCCTGAAATTGTAAAAACACTTAGACGAAGAGTGAGAGTTGATCCAAAAGGTGAAATTACAAAAGGAGTCAGTATAGCTGATTTTCGGCCGCTGCCAAATGAAGAATCTGCCGAAACATTGGATTCAATCGCAATGGAAATTGATTATCCGGCCTTTCTTGAAGATGTGGTAGGTATTTTTCTCAGAGGGCAAATTGAACAATAA